The Streptomyces achromogenes genome window below encodes:
- a CDS encoding ketopantoate reductase family protein yields MPHDIRTVAVLGPGGVGGLLAALLSRAGLRVTCLAGEDTAQVLRTRGIRVRSAAFGEFTAPVDADTELRAPVDAVLIAVKHTALDAALARVPAPVLGDDTLLVPLLNGVEHPAALRAHHRPDGVAPAVIRVESTRVAPGAIEHGSSFAEIDLTGDAVPRPRLDALARTLTAAGPTVRVLPDETAVLWAKMSFLAPFALLTTRHALPLGEVRTRHREELAALVEETAAVSTACGAPVDPATALARYDAFAPAMKSSMQRDAEAGRPLELDAIGGALLRAAERHGVPAPLTARLVRELTDAHTAVATRPDVIRPGDPR; encoded by the coding sequence ATGCCGCACGACATACGCACCGTCGCCGTCCTCGGCCCCGGCGGGGTGGGCGGACTGCTCGCCGCCCTGCTGTCCCGCGCCGGGCTCCGGGTCACCTGCCTGGCCGGCGAGGACACCGCGCAAGTTCTGCGCACGCGGGGCATCCGCGTCCGCAGTGCCGCGTTCGGCGAGTTCACCGCCCCCGTCGACGCGGACACCGAGCTGCGCGCTCCGGTCGACGCGGTCCTGATCGCCGTCAAGCACACGGCGCTCGACGCCGCTCTGGCCCGTGTCCCCGCCCCGGTGCTCGGCGACGACACCCTGCTCGTGCCGCTGCTGAACGGCGTCGAGCATCCGGCCGCCCTGCGCGCGCACCACCGCCCCGACGGGGTCGCGCCCGCCGTCATCCGCGTCGAGTCCACCCGGGTCGCCCCGGGAGCGATCGAGCACGGGAGCTCGTTCGCGGAGATCGACCTGACCGGCGACGCCGTGCCGCGCCCGCGCCTGGACGCGCTCGCCCGGACGCTGACGGCGGCCGGCCCGACGGTCCGCGTCCTGCCGGACGAGACGGCCGTCCTGTGGGCGAAGATGTCGTTTCTCGCGCCCTTCGCGCTGCTCACCACCCGCCACGCGCTGCCACTGGGCGAGGTGCGCACCCGGCACCGCGAGGAGCTGGCCGCGCTGGTCGAGGAGACCGCCGCCGTCAGCACCGCGTGCGGCGCACCCGTCGACCCGGCCACGGCCCTCGCACGCTACGACGCCTTCGCCCCCGCCATGAAGTCCTCCATGCAGCGCGACGCCGAGGCCGGCCGGCCTCTCGAACTCGACGCGATCGGCGGGGCGTTGCTGCGCGCGGCCGAACGGCACGGGGTGCCGGCGCCGCTGACGGCGCGCCTGGTGAGGGAGTTGACGGACGCGCACACGGCGGTCGCCACCCGACCGGACGTCATTCGGCCCGGCGACCCCCGGTAG
- a CDS encoding DUF2277 family protein: MCRSIKTLRPPALPEEATEDEVRAAALQYVRKVSGFRAPEPGAGQQGGEQSAHPAGAEDGDGAYVVRHGAVVPLVGRPRGSGGRHRDDRGTGGGRGGRL; the protein is encoded by the coding sequence ATGTGCCGGAGTATCAAGACGTTGCGTCCGCCCGCGTTGCCCGAGGAGGCGACCGAGGACGAGGTACGCGCCGCAGCCCTGCAGTACGTCCGCAAGGTGTCCGGTTTCCGGGCCCCGGAGCCCGGCGCGGGACAGCAGGGCGGCGAGCAGTCCGCCCACCCCGCCGGGGCCGAGGACGGCGACGGTGCGTATGTCGTGCGGCATGGTGCTGTCGTCCCTCTCGTCGGTCGGCCCCGCGGGAGCGGTGGCCGCCACAGAGATGATCGTGGCACAGGAGGGGGGCGCGGGGGCAGACTGTGA
- a CDS encoding DoxX family protein, producing MSARLDTAQPYAVGLYRIVVGLLFTCHGAASLFGVLGAEAAGRTVDAGAWPGWYAAVIQLVCGSLVLVGLGTRPAALLASGSMAYAYFKVHQPHALWPMENGGEASAMFCWAFLLLVFTGSGALGLDRLVASRTATKREPATQQATVSV from the coding sequence ATGTCCGCTCGTCTCGACACCGCACAGCCGTACGCGGTCGGCCTCTACCGCATCGTCGTCGGCCTGCTCTTCACCTGCCACGGCGCGGCCTCGCTCTTCGGCGTCCTCGGCGCCGAGGCCGCCGGCCGCACCGTCGACGCCGGCGCCTGGCCCGGCTGGTACGCGGCCGTGATCCAACTCGTCTGCGGCAGCCTGGTGCTGGTCGGCCTCGGCACCCGGCCCGCCGCCTTACTCGCCTCGGGCTCCATGGCGTACGCGTACTTCAAGGTGCACCAGCCCCACGCCCTGTGGCCGATGGAGAACGGCGGCGAGGCGTCGGCGATGTTCTGCTGGGCCTTCCTGCTGCTGGTGTTCACCGGTTCCGGCGCCCTCGGCCTGGACCGCCTGGTCGCGAGCCGCACGGCCACGAAGCGGGAGCCCGCGACGCAGCAGGCCACGGTCTCCGTCTGA
- a CDS encoding amidase domain-containing protein — MKATRRRVAILGAAATSVVAGVALLPNWSAGAAVVDDPRVDAKTKATFQRLADAVFTDRTDALVTGAQGDRSKPLTNGFSGDVKLSSGTARTEDAALSKLGERKDKLAKAGEKYSKAVTTVTLNATRVTGRTAKAAVTETTTLTYAQTRGNAPKSTGFQAKHELTFKADRQGNWQLTTIRDTDQGGLAVNTLSKPTPTVKVTTADDTMPNAPRAATTRNPAAVPKTGTAYDYKAMAAYAEKYVYTYNKDYPDYNGHGAGGDCTNFVSQSLKAGGWKHVPGYVYDYTKWFGNADIQSDSFVGVNEWSWFAQNSKRTTPLANVYQLEVGDVLQMDFDRDGSKDHTMIVTAKSNGVPYVTYHSNNTLRRSVASLVASYPTAYYYAYRT; from the coding sequence TTGAAGGCGACACGCCGCCGCGTCGCGATACTCGGGGCCGCCGCCACCTCGGTCGTCGCCGGAGTGGCGTTGCTGCCCAACTGGTCCGCGGGCGCCGCGGTCGTCGACGACCCCAGGGTCGACGCCAAGACGAAGGCCACCTTCCAGAGGCTGGCCGACGCGGTCTTCACCGACCGTACCGACGCGCTGGTCACCGGCGCGCAGGGCGACCGGTCGAAGCCGCTGACCAACGGTTTCTCGGGCGACGTCAAGCTGAGCTCCGGCACGGCCCGCACGGAGGACGCGGCGCTGTCCAAGCTCGGCGAGCGCAAGGACAAGCTGGCGAAGGCCGGCGAGAAGTACAGCAAGGCCGTCACCACCGTCACCCTGAACGCCACGCGCGTGACGGGCCGCACGGCCAAGGCCGCAGTCACCGAGACGACGACCCTGACCTACGCCCAGACGCGCGGCAACGCCCCGAAGAGCACCGGGTTCCAGGCCAAGCACGAGCTGACGTTCAAGGCCGACCGGCAGGGCAACTGGCAGCTCACCACCATCCGGGACACCGACCAGGGTGGCCTCGCGGTGAACACGCTCTCCAAGCCGACGCCCACGGTGAAGGTGACGACCGCGGACGACACCATGCCGAACGCCCCGCGCGCGGCGACCACCCGCAACCCGGCCGCCGTCCCGAAGACCGGCACCGCCTACGACTACAAGGCGATGGCGGCCTACGCCGAGAAGTACGTGTACACGTACAACAAGGACTACCCGGACTACAACGGCCACGGCGCCGGCGGCGACTGCACCAACTTCGTCAGCCAGTCCCTCAAGGCCGGCGGCTGGAAGCACGTCCCGGGCTACGTGTACGACTACACCAAGTGGTTCGGCAACGCCGACATCCAGTCCGACTCGTTCGTCGGCGTCAACGAGTGGTCCTGGTTCGCCCAGAACTCCAAGCGGACCACCCCGCTCGCCAACGTCTACCAGCTCGAGGTCGGCGACGTCCTCCAGATGGACTTCGACCGCGACGGGTCCAAGGACCACACGATGATCGTCACCGCCAAGAGCAACGGCGTGCCGTACGTGACGTACCACTCGAACAACACCCTGCGCAGGTCGGTGGCGAGCCTCGTCGCCTCCTACCCGACGGCGTACTACTACGCCTACCGCACCTGA
- a CDS encoding DUF2277 domain-containing protein, with translation MCRSIKTLRPPALPEEATEDEVRAAALQYVRKVSGFRAPAEHNREVFERAVDAVAAATAELLDGLEVRGASRSGAAARA, from the coding sequence ATGTGCCGGAGTATCAAGACGTTGCGTCCGCCCGCGTTGCCCGAGGAGGCGACCGAGGACGAGGTACGCGCCGCAGCCCTGCAGTACGTCCGCAAGGTGTCCGGTTTCCGGGCCCCGGCCGAGCACAACCGGGAGGTGTTCGAGCGGGCCGTGGACGCCGTCGCCGCGGCCACGGCGGAACTTCTGGACGGCCTCGAGGTGCGCGGCGCGTCCCGCAGCGGCGCCGCTGCGCGGGCGTAG
- a CDS encoding DedA family protein, which translates to MFDSVGALLGSPWIYAVVGLSVLLDVFLPVLPSGVLVITAATAAAAGSGAATGRVPHDVPDIMVLILSAATASVLGDLVAYRLAWRGGERLDRAISRSRRLTTAQERLGEALARGGGALVVLARFAPAGRSVVSLIAGAAHRRPREFLPWSALAGLSWAAYSAALGYFGAHWLGTTWLATGVSVLALFGAGAAAGFVMRRQPA; encoded by the coding sequence GTGTTCGACAGTGTGGGGGCGTTGCTCGGCAGCCCCTGGATCTACGCGGTGGTGGGCCTGTCGGTCCTCCTCGACGTGTTCCTGCCGGTGCTGCCCAGCGGGGTGCTCGTCATCACGGCGGCCACGGCCGCCGCGGCGGGCTCGGGCGCGGCGACGGGACGGGTCCCGCACGACGTGCCCGACATCATGGTCCTGATCCTCTCCGCGGCGACCGCCTCGGTGCTGGGCGACCTGGTGGCCTACCGGCTCGCCTGGCGCGGCGGTGAGCGCCTGGACCGGGCGATCTCCCGCTCCCGCCGGCTGACCACCGCGCAGGAACGTCTCGGCGAGGCGCTGGCCCGGGGCGGCGGCGCCCTGGTCGTGCTGGCCCGCTTCGCCCCGGCCGGCCGCTCCGTCGTCTCGCTGATCGCGGGCGCCGCGCACCGCCGCCCGCGCGAGTTCCTCCCGTGGTCCGCGCTGGCCGGCCTCTCCTGGGCGGCCTACAGCGCCGCCCTCGGCTACTTCGGCGCCCACTGGCTGGGCACGACCTGGCTGGCGACGGGGGTGTCGGTCCTCGCCCTGTTCGGCGCGGGCGCCGCCGCCGGTTTCGTCATGCGCCGCCAGCCGGCGTAA
- a CDS encoding HNH endonuclease family protein: MSKFYARGRLSATAALTALIASVGLFQAPTASAALPTPVSAATARTYLASLTVKAESRTGYDRDLFPTWITISGTCNTREYILKRDGTNVVTNSACTATSGSWFSPYDGATWTAASDLDIDHLVPLAEAWDSGASAWTTARRQSFANDVTRPQLIAVTDNVNQSKSDQDPAEWMPSVTSYRCTYVRAWVQVKYYYGLSVDSAEKSALTSYLAGC; this comes from the coding sequence ATGTCGAAGTTCTACGCGCGTGGACGGCTGAGCGCAACAGCCGCCCTCACCGCCCTCATAGCCTCGGTCGGGCTGTTCCAGGCCCCGACCGCCTCCGCCGCCCTGCCCACCCCGGTCTCCGCCGCCACCGCCCGCACCTACCTCGCCTCGCTCACCGTGAAGGCCGAGAGCCGCACCGGCTACGACCGCGACCTGTTCCCCACCTGGATCACCATCAGCGGCACGTGCAACACGCGTGAGTACATCCTCAAGCGGGACGGTACGAACGTCGTCACCAACTCCGCCTGCACCGCCACCAGCGGCAGCTGGTTCTCCCCCTACGACGGCGCCACCTGGACCGCCGCCTCCGACCTCGACATCGACCACCTGGTCCCGCTCGCCGAGGCCTGGGACTCCGGGGCGAGCGCCTGGACCACCGCCCGGCGCCAGTCCTTCGCCAACGACGTGACCCGCCCGCAGCTCATCGCCGTCACGGACAACGTGAACCAGTCCAAGAGCGACCAGGACCCGGCCGAGTGGATGCCGTCGGTCACCTCGTACCGCTGCACCTACGTGCGCGCCTGGGTGCAGGTGAAGTACTACTACGGCCTCTCGGTGGACTCCGCCGAGAAGAGCGCGCTGACGAGCTATCTCGCCGGCTGCTGA
- a CDS encoding DUF4097 family beta strand repeat-containing protein, which yields MVRTTRFARSVLVAGAVVALAAGATACGASAADDDHPDHRTFGISGGTLTIDSDDSALEIVASQDAEAGKVDVTRWFEGSVVVGGKPEVTWSMKDDRLTLRTHCSGLVADCAAEHRIEVPRGIAVKVEDDDGSVRARGFRDALSVHAQDGSVHVTDSTGPLELRTDDGSVRAEVASRSVITHTQDGSVRLTLSTVPDRVESVSDDGSVTIALPAASYRVTTETDDGGVDVSVPRDESSAHVVNARTADGKVTVRNAN from the coding sequence ATGGTCCGCACCACCCGTTTCGCCCGCTCGGTCCTCGTCGCCGGGGCCGTCGTGGCCCTCGCGGCAGGCGCGACCGCCTGCGGCGCCTCCGCCGCGGACGACGACCATCCCGACCACCGGACGTTCGGCATCTCCGGCGGCACCCTCACCATCGACTCCGACGACTCGGCGCTCGAGATCGTCGCGTCGCAGGACGCCGAGGCCGGCAAGGTGGACGTCACCCGCTGGTTCGAGGGCTCGGTCGTCGTCGGCGGGAAACCGGAGGTGACCTGGTCGATGAAGGACGACCGGCTGACGCTGCGGACGCACTGCTCCGGCCTGGTCGCCGACTGCGCGGCCGAGCACCGCATCGAAGTGCCCCGGGGGATCGCCGTGAAGGTCGAGGACGACGACGGCAGCGTCCGGGCGCGCGGTTTCCGGGACGCGCTGAGCGTGCACGCCCAGGACGGCTCCGTGCACGTCACCGACTCCACGGGGCCGCTGGAGCTGCGCACGGACGACGGTTCGGTCCGCGCCGAGGTCGCCTCTCGCTCGGTGATCACGCACACCCAGGACGGCTCGGTGCGCCTCACCCTCAGCACCGTCCCGGACCGGGTGGAGTCCGTCAGCGACGACGGATCGGTGACCATCGCGCTGCCCGCGGCCTCGTACCGGGTGACGACCGAGACGGACGACGGCGGGGTGGACGTGTCCGTGCCGCGCGACGAGTCCAGCGCCCATGTGGTGAACGCGCGCACCGCCGACGGCAAAGTCACCGTCCGGAACGCGAACTGA
- a CDS encoding serine hydrolase domain-containing protein, which produces MPVAVPGAVSRAASLVRRRVPTCVLGHAGPPSLGDGHAVDRYVPIASLTKVVTGTALTRMAAAGVLGLDDPVERWLPAAPATGITLLDLARHTSGLPRLPPGPLPDRDPYAAFDLPALHALLPRLDTLAVGPPGSGEEYSNFGYAILGAALTAAAGTTYEELATAYVLRPLDIAEMTAHPAPERCLQAPGLFGGSRRPWTMDGAILPAGGLWATPRAVADLVVRLLVERRLGDPAPSWIRTGSLVWHNGATRLASLFAGAGDDGSWVVVHRLNAEPEETDRLGVTLLGQGRRPG; this is translated from the coding sequence ATGCCCGTTGCCGTCCCCGGCGCCGTGTCGCGGGCGGCGTCGCTCGTGCGCCGCCGCGTGCCGACCTGCGTGCTCGGCCACGCCGGCCCGCCGTCCCTCGGCGACGGGCACGCCGTCGACCGCTATGTGCCGATCGCCTCGCTGACCAAGGTCGTCACCGGCACGGCGCTGACCCGGATGGCCGCGGCGGGGGTGCTCGGCCTCGACGATCCGGTCGAACGGTGGCTGCCCGCGGCCCCCGCCACCGGGATCACCCTGCTCGACCTCGCCCGGCACACCTCCGGCCTCCCGCGGCTGCCACCGGGCCCCCTTCCGGACCGGGATCCGTACGCCGCGTTCGACCTCCCCGCGCTGCACGCGCTCCTCCCCCGGCTGGACACGCTGGCCGTCGGTCCGCCGGGGAGCGGGGAGGAGTACTCCAACTTCGGCTACGCGATCCTCGGCGCGGCCCTGACCGCCGCGGCCGGGACGACCTACGAGGAGCTGGCGACGGCGTACGTGCTGCGTCCTCTGGACATCGCGGAGATGACCGCGCACCCCGCCCCCGAGCGGTGTCTGCAGGCCCCGGGGCTGTTCGGCGGGTCCCGCAGGCCCTGGACGATGGACGGGGCGATCCTGCCGGCGGGAGGCCTGTGGGCGACTCCCCGCGCCGTGGCCGACCTGGTCGTGCGGCTCCTCGTGGAGCGACGACTGGGCGACCCCGCGCCCTCCTGGATCCGGACCGGCTCGCTGGTATGGCACAACGGGGCGACCCGTCTCGCGTCGCTGTTCGCCGGGGCCGGGGACGACGGGAGCTGGGTGGTCGTCCACCGCCTGAACGCGGAACCGGAGGAGACGGACCGGCTGGGCGTCACGCTGCTCGGCCAGGGCCGCCGACCGGGTTAA
- a CDS encoding DUF4383 domain-containing protein: MATHALRSGSKRRIRIDDHLPVDHRLNLVYRIGAGLMGLGLIVFGVFGIIDRIGFFDTGGDEVWSLNTNGALSWLSVAVGLVLVVGMVIGGNVASTLNMVFGVLFILSGFLNMALLETDYNFLAFEIQNCMLSFVIGILLMVFGMYGRVGSALPHDNPYWRARHPEEGRGRPVTPGSDGPDGSGAVGPDQVR; this comes from the coding sequence ATGGCGACGCACGCGCTGCGTTCCGGCTCGAAACGGCGGATCAGGATCGACGACCATCTGCCCGTCGACCACCGGCTGAACCTGGTCTACCGGATCGGCGCCGGGCTGATGGGCCTGGGTCTGATCGTCTTCGGCGTCTTCGGGATCATCGACCGGATCGGCTTCTTCGACACCGGCGGGGACGAGGTGTGGAGCCTCAACACCAACGGCGCGCTGAGCTGGCTGTCGGTCGCGGTGGGGCTGGTGCTCGTCGTGGGAATGGTGATCGGCGGGAACGTCGCGTCCACGCTGAACATGGTCTTCGGCGTGCTGTTCATCCTCAGCGGGTTCCTGAACATGGCCCTGCTGGAGACGGACTACAACTTCCTGGCCTTCGAGATCCAGAACTGCATGCTCAGCTTTGTGATCGGCATCCTGCTGATGGTGTTCGGGATGTACGGCAGGGTGGGGTCCGCCCTGCCGCACGACAACCCTTACTGGCGGGCCCGTCACCCCGAGGAGGGACGGGGCCGGCCCGTCACCCCGGGGAGCGACGGGCCGGACGGATCGGGGGCGGTGGGCCCCGATCAGGTGCGGTAG
- a CDS encoding GNAT family N-acetyltransferase, giving the protein MEDTQAEPVRLVPWSEGDFWLLRRTNSPEMTGHLGGPESEEKLADRHRRYLELPAGRMYRVVSAADGATVGSIGYWAREWRGEAVWETGWTILPEFQGRGLAAQAARVLVDAVRRADGGRPALHAYPSVDHAASNGACRRAGFTLLGEVGFEYPKGNRITSNDWYVDLRRPAPTGGRRAE; this is encoded by the coding sequence ATGGAGGACACGCAGGCGGAACCGGTACGGCTGGTGCCGTGGTCGGAGGGCGACTTCTGGCTGCTGCGGCGGACCAACAGCCCGGAGATGACCGGCCATCTGGGCGGGCCGGAGAGCGAGGAGAAGCTCGCCGACCGGCATCGGCGGTACCTCGAACTGCCCGCCGGGCGCATGTACCGGGTCGTGTCGGCGGCAGACGGCGCGACCGTCGGCTCGATCGGCTACTGGGCGCGCGAGTGGCGGGGCGAAGCGGTGTGGGAGACGGGCTGGACGATCCTGCCCGAGTTCCAGGGCAGAGGGCTCGCCGCACAGGCCGCCCGGGTCCTGGTGGACGCCGTGCGCCGGGCCGACGGCGGCCGCCCGGCCCTGCACGCCTACCCTTCCGTGGACCATGCCGCTTCCAACGGGGCCTGCCGCAGGGCCGGGTTCACGCTGCTCGGGGAGGTCGGGTTCGAGTACCCGAAAGGGAACCGGATCACGTCCAACGACTGGTACGTCGATCTTCGCCGCCCCGCTCCTACCGGGGGTCGCCGGGCCGAATGA
- a CDS encoding alkaline phosphatase D family protein, whose product MAGLRLGPLLRYADGSSATVWVEASRPCAAEVRCADGAAGAARTFQVAGHHYALVEVTGLTAGTSTAYEVFLDGSHVWPPPDSPFPPSEIHSPAAERDGSGGGNRDGDGGAHGGDAVRVAFGSCRWAAPPAGGNDPVGPDALDGLAARLAADPAAERPDVLLLLGDQVYADEVSDATRERIDARRGLTDPPGAEVADYEEYTWLYYESWRDPGVRWLLSTVPTCMVFDDHDVIDDWNTSAAWLADMRGTAWWRERVLSGLMSYWVHQHLGNLSPAELATDPLYAAVRDAPDGTDVLRAFADRADTDPESVRWSYRRDFGRVRLLIVDSRAARVLEEDRRAMLDEGERAWLRAQVLDRPGSYDHLLLGSSLPWLLPHLVHDAEEWDAALCRGERGARWARFGEKLRRGADLEHWAAFPESFAELAELIADTGAGADAPASVLVLSGDVHHAYVAEARWRDTPGPDARVLQLTCSPVHNSVPLTIRVGFRFGWSALARALGRRLRRHGRCPRLPVTWRKKGGPWFGNQLMSLTLRGRSARLRLEQAQQDGSLATVEESDLTS is encoded by the coding sequence GTGGCCGGACTGCGGCTGGGACCACTGCTGAGATACGCCGACGGCTCGTCCGCGACCGTATGGGTCGAGGCGAGCCGTCCGTGCGCCGCCGAGGTGCGCTGTGCCGACGGTGCGGCCGGCGCCGCCCGCACCTTCCAGGTGGCGGGCCACCACTACGCGCTGGTCGAGGTGACCGGCCTGACGGCGGGCACCTCGACGGCCTACGAGGTCTTCCTCGACGGGTCACACGTGTGGCCGCCGCCCGACTCCCCCTTCCCGCCCTCCGAGATCCACTCCCCCGCCGCCGAACGCGACGGGAGCGGGGGCGGGAACCGGGACGGGGACGGCGGCGCGCACGGCGGCGACGCCGTCCGGGTGGCGTTCGGCTCCTGCCGCTGGGCGGCGCCCCCGGCCGGCGGGAACGACCCGGTCGGCCCCGACGCCCTGGACGGCCTGGCGGCGCGCCTCGCCGCCGACCCGGCCGCCGAACGCCCGGACGTCCTGCTGCTGCTGGGCGACCAGGTGTACGCCGACGAGGTCTCCGACGCGACCCGGGAGCGGATCGACGCCCGCCGCGGCCTGACCGATCCGCCGGGCGCCGAGGTCGCGGACTACGAGGAGTACACCTGGCTCTACTACGAGTCCTGGCGCGACCCCGGGGTGCGCTGGCTGCTGTCCACCGTACCGACCTGCATGGTCTTCGACGACCACGACGTGATCGACGACTGGAACACCTCCGCGGCCTGGCTGGCCGACATGCGGGGCACCGCCTGGTGGCGCGAGCGGGTGCTGAGCGGCCTGATGTCGTACTGGGTGCACCAGCACCTCGGGAACCTCTCACCGGCCGAACTGGCCACCGACCCGCTCTACGCGGCCGTACGCGACGCGCCCGACGGCACCGACGTGCTGCGCGCCTTCGCCGACCGGGCGGACACCGACCCGGAGTCCGTGCGGTGGAGCTACCGGCGCGACTTCGGGCGGGTCCGGCTGCTGATCGTGGACAGCCGGGCGGCGCGGGTCCTCGAGGAGGACCGGCGCGCGATGCTCGACGAGGGCGAGCGGGCGTGGCTGCGCGCCCAGGTCCTCGACCGTCCCGGCTCCTACGACCACCTTCTCCTCGGCTCCTCGCTGCCCTGGCTGCTGCCGCACCTGGTGCACGACGCCGAGGAGTGGGACGCGGCGCTGTGCCGGGGTGAGCGCGGCGCGCGCTGGGCCCGCTTCGGGGAGAAGCTGCGGCGCGGCGCGGACCTGGAGCACTGGGCGGCCTTCCCCGAGTCCTTCGCCGAGCTGGCGGAGCTGATCGCCGACACGGGGGCCGGGGCGGACGCGCCGGCGAGCGTGCTGGTGCTCTCCGGGGACGTGCACCACGCCTACGTGGCCGAGGCGCGCTGGCGCGACACGCCCGGGCCGGACGCCCGGGTGCTGCAGCTCACCTGCTCGCCCGTCCACAACTCCGTCCCCCTGACGATCCGGGTGGGCTTCCGCTTCGGCTGGAGCGCCCTGGCCCGCGCGCTCGGCCGGCGGCTGCGCCGGCACGGCCGCTGCCCGCGCCTTCCCGTCACCTGGCGCAAGAAGGGCGGTCCGTGGTTCGGCAACCAGCTCATGTCGCTGACCCTGCGCGGCCGTTCCGCCCGCTTGCGGCTGGAGCAGGCGCAGCAGGACGGGTCGCTCGCCACGGTGGAGGAATCCGACCTCACCTCCTGA